The following proteins come from a genomic window of Haloarcula salinisoli:
- a CDS encoding winged helix-turn-helix domain-containing protein, which produces MTEFDPAPESPATERRWQQGEDTFSRVYDVAMGITSPTPAAEIADVADCSPNAAKKHLDRLAKMGIVSVNRDGRPVQYERNEGYLEWQDASRIADELTVEEIIERVSELEEERADYEDEFDATDPTAVSVYDQDSHEAIHDRMAAVSEWHGVIRDIRLYELARQLAENDGHLIPA; this is translated from the coding sequence ATGACGGAGTTTGACCCGGCGCCAGAGTCACCAGCCACCGAACGACGGTGGCAGCAGGGGGAGGATACGTTCAGTCGTGTCTACGATGTCGCTATGGGGATTACGTCACCCACCCCCGCTGCCGAGATTGCAGACGTCGCAGATTGCTCTCCGAACGCTGCGAAAAAGCATCTCGATCGACTGGCGAAAATGGGTATCGTCAGTGTGAACCGCGACGGTCGGCCCGTGCAGTACGAACGCAACGAGGGGTATCTCGAATGGCAAGATGCCAGCCGGATTGCTGACGAACTGACCGTCGAGGAGATTATCGAACGGGTCAGTGAGCTCGAAGAAGAACGGGCCGACTATGAAGACGAATTTGACGCTACCGATCCAACTGCTGTGAGCGTTTACGACCAGGACAGTCACGAGGCTATTCATGACCGGATGGCTGCAGTCAGTGAGTGGCACGGTGTTATTCGGGATATTCGACTGTACGAACTCGCCCGCCAGCTCGCAGAGAACGATGGGCACCTCATCCCGGCATAG
- a CDS encoding Ig-like domain-containing protein: MAAFRQRLILAVLLPAIVFSSVTMPVSATSLDPIYEVPTPSPGVETFHDETFRILANNDEDVSPSYFDSDPGSDETYLGYPSALGDEVMPSADALYATTTGDVYRTHLSDSVPIPYQDEWITFTEWKRSGGTPARFYPVSSDSTVPTDASGQWQVVTRNRNLEPRTVYNAQVYRNPLTDELEILNSDDALVYTARSATIQERYLHIRDQYLQYSADSSRAVVPMFGGEEVYPTASGGSVPLPHGPGSSETISDAWIGISDVRESAWYRDSYVTDNADLGAYILYDYRANAPDDFTRRSSCTRTHTVTRTVTVGNETKTVTDTHTHRYPRTRWAEFDLVDSSATVTSVSLDGPAYDVDSALVEHEQGIWMATDGERDRSAEFAPGEYTLTATLEVESEVEARWGVRSSRCSEYERSQSYTRTLTRSHSVPVTIVDTDASGLEIDVTVLDGVESDRTIVQWDGDQDLTGAPWSSIELEIGDATFSVDSPWRFYGVSQTTHVEERGGSDSETYPVTHTQGDAWPALVHSVTSVGNVSVSAAYGPDGEYGGLWIEEETVIDEEIPGTELPAGVVDEANGSPTYLFERLEGEFRPRDARVDEALNVRASTVFDTQVPDANIDAHIVTSELSELVVADTVPGDDTSDGRVLLRLTDTDGNPVPNREISLSGAVDETVTTNGDGEAWTTLDGPYLRASYSGDDLAGSDGRYYEGDFTTYMAPYSYDGWGATGTVERYLEAAIGSVLMFVEWIALGLLAFWWRKYISRREAPQ, encoded by the coding sequence GTGGCCGCCTTTCGACAGAGGCTCATCCTCGCTGTCCTGCTTCCAGCTATCGTTTTCAGTTCAGTCACGATGCCCGTCAGCGCGACTTCGCTTGACCCTATCTACGAAGTCCCGACACCCAGTCCCGGTGTAGAAACGTTCCACGACGAGACTTTTCGGATTCTGGCGAATAACGACGAAGACGTCTCACCATCGTATTTTGACTCAGATCCAGGTAGTGATGAGACATATCTTGGGTATCCCAGTGCGCTTGGTGATGAAGTAATGCCGTCCGCAGATGCACTCTACGCGACGACGACTGGCGATGTTTACCGGACGCATCTCTCTGATTCTGTGCCTATCCCATATCAGGATGAGTGGATCACGTTTACCGAATGGAAACGCTCGGGTGGAACACCAGCCAGATTTTACCCAGTTAGCTCTGATTCGACGGTCCCAACAGACGCCTCTGGGCAGTGGCAAGTCGTCACTCGAAACCGGAACCTAGAGCCCCGGACGGTCTACAACGCGCAAGTCTACAGGAATCCTCTCACCGACGAGCTTGAGATACTGAACTCCGATGATGCACTGGTCTATACCGCTCGCAGTGCGACCATTCAGGAGCGGTATCTGCACATTCGGGACCAGTATTTGCAATACAGCGCTGATTCCTCCAGAGCAGTCGTCCCGATGTTTGGTGGGGAAGAGGTATATCCCACAGCAAGCGGTGGGTCCGTTCCGCTCCCACACGGGCCCGGTAGCTCTGAAACAATATCGGATGCCTGGATTGGGATTTCCGATGTTCGGGAGAGCGCGTGGTATCGTGACTCCTACGTCACTGATAACGCCGACCTCGGTGCGTACATTTTGTACGACTATCGGGCCAATGCCCCCGATGACTTCACGAGAAGGTCCAGCTGTACCCGTACTCACACCGTCACCCGAACAGTCACAGTTGGGAACGAAACAAAGACTGTCACGGATACGCATACGCACAGGTATCCCCGGACTCGATGGGCTGAGTTCGACCTCGTGGATTCGAGTGCGACCGTCACTTCCGTCTCCTTAGACGGGCCCGCCTACGATGTTGACTCCGCACTCGTCGAACATGAGCAAGGCATCTGGATGGCGACCGATGGAGAAAGAGACCGCTCTGCTGAGTTTGCCCCCGGTGAATACACGCTCACCGCGACTCTAGAAGTTGAGTCCGAGGTCGAAGCCCGGTGGGGTGTACGGAGTAGCCGATGTAGTGAGTATGAACGCTCTCAGAGCTATACCCGGACGCTTACTCGAAGTCACTCCGTCCCGGTGACTATCGTCGACACAGACGCGTCGGGTCTTGAGATAGATGTCACCGTCCTCGACGGCGTCGAATCGGACCGGACAATCGTACAATGGGATGGGGACCAGGACCTCACTGGCGCTCCGTGGAGCTCGATCGAACTCGAAATTGGCGACGCCACTTTCAGTGTTGATTCACCGTGGCGATTCTACGGGGTCTCACAGACCACGCACGTTGAGGAACGGGGCGGTAGTGATAGCGAGACATATCCCGTTACTCACACCCAGGGTGACGCCTGGCCTGCGCTCGTCCATTCGGTGACGAGCGTCGGTAACGTGTCCGTCTCCGCGGCCTATGGGCCAGATGGTGAGTACGGTGGCTTATGGATTGAAGAGGAGACCGTGATTGACGAGGAAATTCCGGGAACAGAGCTACCCGCGGGTGTCGTCGACGAAGCCAACGGTTCACCGACGTATCTGTTCGAGAGGCTCGAAGGGGAATTCAGGCCACGAGATGCAAGAGTCGACGAAGCGCTGAATGTTCGGGCCTCGACGGTCTTCGATACCCAGGTTCCGGATGCGAATATCGACGCCCATATCGTGACGTCTGAACTTTCAGAACTGGTCGTTGCCGATACCGTGCCGGGAGACGATACCAGCGACGGGCGTGTTCTCCTCCGGTTAACTGATACCGATGGAAATCCAGTACCGAACCGCGAGATTTCACTTAGCGGTGCCGTCGACGAGACCGTTACGACGAATGGAGACGGTGAAGCGTGGACGACGCTCGATGGGCCATATCTTCGCGCTTCGTATTCTGGCGATGATCTGGCTGGTAGTGATGGGCGATACTACGAGGGCGATTTCACGACCTATATGGCGCCTTATTCGTACGATGGCTGGGGAGCAACAGGGACGGTTGAACGGTATCTTGAGGCGGCTATCGGCAGCGTGCTCATGTTCGTCGAATGGATTGCGCTCGGACTCCTGGCCTTCTGGTGGCGAAAATATATCAGCAGGAGAGAGGCCCCCCAATGA
- a CDS encoding orc1/cdc6 family replication initiation protein, producing MLNEEGNGSVFVNRDLVEPDTIIDEERIVGRDDQLESVVSFLKPTLQANRPPNMLLYGPAGTGKSLIIGAVTQQIVELCKSKGESFGVVDINCQPINTLDQAVYELVQTVAKDVGAEVGVPETGVSTKRKYRRLYELINEHYDSVIFILDEIDLLVGRRANDEPAYSKLLYQLSRASNTNEIEGRVSVAALTNDPKFMEDIDGRAESSFNPRDVYFPDYDANQLREILQNRRDAFRPDALSDDVIPLVAAFAAQSHGDARKAIDLFRGAGDLADERGEDSVDEHHVRESQEEIDKDRSLKLVEGLTTQKKISLYATAAVAHYSKRSGSSVPSPVGFKVYQWVTDELDADQMTRETYVKYVKELSTYGLISTSRKSRGRGGGMYMEFTFTGDPTGIMDRVTDDTRLEGIVGQGELLRTVVNAQLKEFHQD from the coding sequence ATGCTCAACGAGGAGGGTAACGGGTCAGTATTCGTCAATCGGGATCTCGTCGAGCCCGACACCATCATCGACGAAGAGCGAATCGTCGGTCGCGACGATCAGCTCGAATCGGTCGTGTCATTCCTGAAGCCGACACTGCAAGCAAACCGACCGCCGAATATGCTCCTCTACGGCCCCGCCGGTACTGGAAAGTCACTCATTATCGGTGCTGTGACCCAGCAAATTGTCGAGCTCTGCAAATCGAAGGGCGAGAGCTTCGGTGTTGTCGACATCAACTGCCAGCCGATCAATACGCTCGATCAAGCGGTCTACGAACTTGTCCAGACAGTCGCCAAAGACGTCGGCGCAGAAGTGGGCGTCCCCGAAACTGGCGTGTCGACGAAACGCAAGTACCGACGTCTCTACGAACTCATCAACGAACACTACGATTCGGTCATCTTCATCCTCGACGAGATCGACCTCCTGGTCGGACGCCGCGCTAACGACGAACCCGCCTACTCGAAGTTGCTCTACCAGCTCTCACGAGCCAGCAATACGAACGAAATAGAGGGCAGAGTATCCGTCGCAGCGCTGACGAACGACCCGAAATTCATGGAGGACATCGACGGCCGAGCCGAGAGTTCGTTCAACCCACGGGACGTCTACTTCCCAGATTACGACGCTAATCAACTGCGCGAGATACTCCAGAATCGTCGCGATGCCTTCCGACCAGACGCCCTCTCTGATGACGTGATTCCACTCGTCGCTGCTTTTGCAGCGCAGAGTCACGGGGACGCTCGGAAGGCAATTGACCTGTTCCGTGGCGCCGGCGACCTCGCCGACGAGCGTGGTGAGGACAGCGTCGACGAACACCACGTCCGAGAATCCCAGGAAGAAATCGATAAGGACCGCTCGTTGAAACTCGTGGAGGGGCTCACGACGCAGAAGAAGATCTCGCTGTACGCCACTGCCGCCGTCGCACATTATTCGAAGCGTTCAGGCAGTTCCGTTCCGAGCCCAGTTGGATTCAAAGTGTATCAGTGGGTTACTGATGAGCTCGACGCGGATCAAATGACTCGAGAGACGTATGTCAAGTACGTCAAAGAACTTTCTACGTACGGGCTCATCTCGACGTCGAGGAAGAGTCGAGGCCGCGGCGGGGGGATGTACATGGAGTTCACCTTCACGGGTGACCCTACGGGGATTATGGATCGAGTCACCGACGATACTCGTTTAGAGGGCATCGTTGGACAAGGAGAACTACTCCGAACGGTGGTTAACGCACAGCTCAAAGAGTTCCACCAAGACTGA
- a CDS encoding ATP-binding protein produces the protein MSYIQWLEVALLICLIDMLAFIPMYLSQGLIRRYWLKAGISTVIVTAIAAYFGLPLSQGWEIVGESVALNGVLMYGLIYGLMFIPASLWDGRVHGPIGTGSALALLLALALTFVEDFVGEQALNQGVVDEFVLPITYLTVFFVGALGAWYLNDTQPLDANSNQKASIAHSAASEIAIENSSAKTERSSESTNDNRKTAVQKTAVSLEQLSYDWRYSQTTFVDIGGYYEVKEALNQRVLKPLRTTFEGDDRYERFGIQPSRGIMFYGPPGTGKTMFARALAGELGIPFVELSPGDVTSRWVNASAEQIQVLFQEAQALGPCVIFIDEAEHLFGARTLGDGTIHAEDRKVTSEFLVQLTKENREAIVVSATNRPADIDSAILRPGRLSAHFEVGLPDEEARHAILNVHLAAVPSELSGEDLAELASYTAGLTGAELKDIVEDARRKAAERDAKSVEREDFPPANELEDLSDTMNHDIEELPRVDENKATGTGTLDTTDIDAEDFEDLGQGTRGYH, from the coding sequence ATGTCATACATCCAGTGGTTGGAAGTCGCATTGCTGATCTGTCTAATTGATATGCTTGCATTTATTCCGATGTATCTTTCTCAAGGTTTGATACGTCGTTACTGGCTGAAAGCCGGGATAAGCACAGTGATTGTAACCGCAATAGCTGCGTACTTTGGATTACCACTCAGTCAAGGATGGGAAATCGTAGGTGAAAGTGTCGCATTAAATGGTGTTCTGATGTACGGTCTCATCTATGGACTCATGTTCATTCCTGCATCACTGTGGGATGGGAGAGTTCACGGACCTATTGGCACGGGCAGCGCACTGGCGTTATTGCTTGCCTTGGCGCTGACTTTCGTCGAAGATTTCGTTGGAGAGCAAGCTCTCAATCAAGGGGTCGTTGATGAATTCGTTCTCCCAATCACCTACCTTACTGTATTCTTCGTCGGAGCTCTTGGGGCTTGGTACCTAAACGACACACAGCCACTTGACGCCAATTCAAATCAGAAAGCGTCAATAGCGCACTCAGCGGCCTCAGAGATCGCAATCGAGAATAGCTCGGCAAAAACCGAGAGATCATCAGAATCGACTAACGACAACAGAAAAACAGCCGTTCAAAAGACAGCCGTCTCTCTGGAACAACTATCCTACGACTGGCGATACTCCCAAACTACGTTTGTGGATATCGGCGGGTACTACGAGGTGAAAGAAGCGCTAAATCAGCGTGTTCTAAAACCACTGAGGACCACATTCGAAGGCGATGATCGGTACGAGCGGTTCGGAATCCAGCCGTCTCGAGGGATCATGTTCTACGGGCCGCCAGGAACAGGGAAAACGATGTTCGCTCGGGCACTCGCCGGCGAACTCGGGATTCCCTTCGTGGAGCTGTCGCCGGGTGATGTCACCAGCAGATGGGTCAACGCCAGTGCTGAACAGATTCAGGTCCTGTTTCAGGAAGCGCAAGCGCTGGGCCCCTGCGTGATATTTATCGATGAAGCGGAGCATCTCTTCGGCGCTCGTACTCTCGGTGACGGGACGATTCATGCAGAGGATCGCAAAGTGACCTCGGAATTCCTCGTCCAACTCACGAAAGAGAATCGCGAAGCTATCGTTGTCTCAGCCACGAACCGTCCTGCTGATATCGACTCAGCAATACTCCGTCCGGGTCGACTATCGGCTCACTTCGAGGTCGGCCTCCCCGACGAAGAGGCACGTCATGCCATACTGAACGTCCATCTCGCTGCTGTGCCATCGGAACTCTCCGGTGAAGACCTGGCCGAACTCGCAAGCTACACTGCGGGACTCACCGGAGCGGAATTGAAAGACATCGTCGAAGATGCGCGGAGAAAGGCAGCTGAACGTGATGCGAAGTCTGTTGAGCGAGAGGACTTCCCACCGGCTAACGAATTAGAGGATCTCTCCGATACGATGAACCACGACATCGAGGAGCTACCCCGTGTTGACGAAAACAAGGCGACTGGGACTGGTACGCTAGACACCACGGATATCGATGCGGAAGACTTCGAGGACCTTGGACAAGGCACGCGCGGGTATCACTGA
- a CDS encoding VirB4 family type IV secretion system protein, which yields MNPLHVLFGKESDDDEESIPIDDLTGNETEVAIEYLQLINREPNRENIEWAAYQLQADEVPLVSPVESLAERENLDKKLIAPKTMERTPEYQVRNGTISTTLTVTAFPSKVGLGWLVPLTVADANLRLSLHIEPTDQKKARNKLQARYTHTQTSLMRKAKKGRTDLQEDEAERDDLLRILQDVVRGKTKMFQIAVYIELLGESQEELTETRSQVETILAEQDVETVVLRRQQFEANGSVAPFATDTIDNTHTVQLEALGTLFNLVEPPIYDEDGILLGFDDTSRPVVIDRYAHSGFAAAITGKTGSGKSYCRKSEVYRRMLREPDVQFVLFDPAGDDYPYFAEKLGGEVIRFGGNQKVNPMDLEPPNRDIGETEDTYALTVRAIVEMLHTLFEASGGLPPAEEGMLTQAAHYAYLSKGIVMGQYDTYENESPTIGDLIRGVKIISVGGFAKAFEKEIVPMEELLQLQELNILESDGQLAETPPFAVPDAIFEPSEAHRSFAEALEPKFESFKPGGINQNLNGQTNLDLNSRLVVMDMSSFADTGEMPLILHAMLNWAYLEAKRSPSRFDVTFDEAHYLLGRESTRDLINLFIRHARHYDAGLTLMSQTAHEFLRTPEAHEVYDNCDIKMLFYTQSVAEETREYFDLSPEEVNYLQSDAPRGQASGFSGCLLSSTEHGRRRIEVHTGEFEHHVLDNDLDPWAYIAQQEGGVAPSEPAVSAGMGEDIDSLQPVQEDTSGIDDTLDASAALNQPSQKTSTVGDQ from the coding sequence ATGAACCCATTACATGTCCTATTCGGAAAGGAATCCGACGACGACGAAGAAAGCATCCCTATCGACGATCTGACCGGGAACGAGACCGAAGTCGCGATAGAGTATCTACAACTGATAAACCGGGAGCCAAATCGCGAGAACATCGAGTGGGCGGCGTATCAACTCCAAGCTGATGAAGTCCCGCTCGTCTCTCCCGTTGAATCGCTCGCGGAGCGCGAAAATCTGGATAAGAAGCTGATCGCGCCCAAAACGATGGAGCGAACGCCGGAATATCAGGTTCGAAACGGCACCATCTCCACTACGTTAACCGTCACAGCCTTCCCATCGAAAGTTGGCCTCGGCTGGCTCGTGCCCCTCACGGTGGCTGACGCCAATCTCAGGCTATCGCTACACATCGAGCCTACGGACCAAAAGAAGGCTCGCAACAAGCTTCAGGCTCGATATACCCATACGCAGACATCGTTGATGCGGAAGGCGAAGAAGGGGCGTACCGATTTGCAGGAAGACGAAGCCGAACGGGACGACCTGCTTCGCATCCTCCAAGACGTCGTCCGCGGCAAGACGAAGATGTTCCAGATTGCGGTCTATATCGAACTGCTTGGAGAGTCCCAAGAGGAGCTGACAGAGACGCGCTCGCAGGTCGAGACCATTCTTGCCGAACAGGATGTTGAAACGGTCGTCCTGCGACGACAGCAGTTCGAAGCCAACGGCTCAGTCGCGCCCTTTGCGACCGATACTATCGACAACACCCACACGGTCCAATTGGAAGCACTCGGGACGTTATTCAATCTCGTCGAACCGCCAATCTACGACGAAGATGGGATACTGCTGGGATTCGACGATACATCCCGTCCGGTCGTGATCGACCGCTACGCTCATTCCGGCTTTGCAGCCGCAATCACCGGGAAGACGGGGTCGGGGAAGTCCTACTGCAGGAAGAGCGAGGTGTATCGCCGAATGCTCCGTGAGCCAGATGTTCAGTTCGTCCTCTTCGACCCTGCTGGAGACGACTACCCGTATTTCGCCGAAAAGCTCGGTGGAGAAGTGATCCGCTTCGGTGGGAATCAGAAAGTCAACCCGATGGATCTTGAACCACCGAACAGAGACATTGGCGAGACTGAAGATACCTATGCACTGACCGTCCGGGCCATCGTCGAGATGCTACACACCCTCTTCGAAGCCAGTGGCGGACTTCCACCGGCCGAAGAAGGGATGCTGACCCAGGCAGCGCACTACGCGTACCTCTCGAAAGGGATCGTGATGGGACAGTACGACACCTATGAGAATGAGTCACCGACTATCGGTGACCTCATCCGTGGGGTGAAAATCATCTCGGTGGGCGGCTTCGCGAAAGCGTTCGAGAAAGAGATTGTCCCAATGGAGGAGCTCCTCCAGTTACAGGAACTCAATATCCTAGAATCCGATGGACAGCTGGCAGAGACACCGCCATTCGCTGTTCCTGACGCGATATTCGAGCCATCGGAAGCACACCGTAGCTTTGCCGAAGCGCTTGAGCCGAAATTCGAGTCGTTCAAGCCCGGAGGCATCAACCAGAATTTGAACGGGCAGACGAACCTGGACCTCAACTCACGCCTCGTCGTGATGGATATGAGCTCCTTCGCTGACACCGGGGAGATGCCCCTCATTCTTCACGCGATGTTGAATTGGGCGTATCTCGAGGCCAAACGCTCACCCAGCCGGTTCGACGTCACCTTCGACGAGGCGCACTATCTGCTGGGCCGGGAGTCGACGCGTGATCTCATCAACCTCTTCATCAGACACGCCCGGCACTACGACGCCGGTCTGACGCTCATGAGCCAGACGGCTCACGAGTTCCTCCGGACACCAGAGGCCCACGAGGTCTACGATAACTGCGACATCAAGATGCTGTTCTACACGCAGTCAGTGGCCGAGGAGACGCGAGAGTACTTCGACCTCTCTCCGGAAGAGGTGAACTACCTACAGTCAGACGCGCCTCGAGGCCAAGCCTCGGGATTTTCTGGCTGTCTTCTCTCCTCCACGGAACACGGCCGTCGCCGTATCGAGGTTCACACCGGGGAATTCGAACACCACGTCCTCGATAACGACCTCGATCCATGGGCGTACATCGCCCAGCAAGAGGGTGGTGTAGCACCGAGCGAACCAGCGGTTAGTGCTGGAATGGGTGAAGACATCGATTCGCTTCAACCAGTCCAAGAAGACACGTCAGGTATTGATGACACATTGGACGCATCCGCGGCACTCAATCAGCCCAGTCAGAAGACATCGACCGTGGGAGACCAGTAA
- a CDS encoding type 1 glutamine amidotransferase domain-containing protein: MKLENTRIAMLVGPGFEDLEFWAVYMRMEEEGADIDVVGMEADVEYTGKSGGLTAETEFAAEEVDPPVFDAVLVPGGWTPDKIRRDESILDLVRDIYEDGNIVGLICHAGLVGISAGIVEGSDATGSLGIKDDLVNAGANWVDEPAFRDGNIVWGRVVADIPDYNRVLVNTLAEHPA; encoded by the coding sequence ATGAAACTGGAAAACACACGAATCGCGATGTTGGTCGGACCCGGATTCGAGGACCTGGAGTTCTGGGCCGTCTACATGCGTATGGAAGAGGAAGGAGCAGATATCGACGTCGTCGGCATGGAGGCCGACGTAGAGTACACGGGCAAGAGCGGCGGACTCACCGCCGAGACCGAGTTCGCGGCCGAGGAGGTCGACCCACCGGTGTTTGACGCGGTGCTCGTGCCCGGCGGCTGGACGCCCGACAAGATTCGCCGTGACGAATCGATACTCGACCTCGTCCGAGACATCTACGAGGACGGCAATATCGTCGGGTTGATCTGTCACGCCGGGCTGGTCGGCATTTCCGCCGGCATCGTCGAGGGCTCGGACGCGACTGGGTCACTCGGCATCAAGGACGACCTCGTAAACGCCGGCGCGAACTGGGTCGACGAACCGGCGTTCCGCGACGGCAACATCGTCTGGGGACGCGTCGTTGCGGACATCCCCGATTACAACCGCGTCCTGGTGAACACACTGGCAGAGCACCCTGCATAG
- a CDS encoding DUF7139 domain-containing protein, which produces MSSVDGSGSTLDLMDFTTIRDGGIIETPTSYAMIVRVEPTDWLVLSTDRRESIYRSFLSYLRSLSFPTQILTMSTAYNPEPYLEGVAVENQLVIGSNNEDDSDVAPDESPLLDYGRKYHAEWVREVIDVADIRDREFFVAVAVPKGEDRSEESPLNSLLSKVQGESEPEEKDEDAYIEEVKARASHVASKLPQVQVETTLIDTRPAVLEILYEVYNNEKPAFGFTQSNFTRPSGVAEAAAISSADTVSDTPDSEQSSKNESEYSRVSDTDPEPEPESDTTHLAPIPDGGFAHPDLADRVSKDRILRWYARNIGPIGHGERPIIPASVYAGLSLAILSVGLALGGLGGFVWSLEAAPRGADIYWTARTASFAGLAVSLPAFLLSLVILLPTGRRAQLVGTAGLSVTAYATVLFVRAYPFQWDLSAPAQTTFTIQVYAAGVFALVFAVAVAIRSQRRLNLPIHTDGDDGRDGGIDVESDADDDGPVVSDVAADGGQFTTAGISAAVPDTTDPDSEEQRTETESGTADSEEASEKALRDSSEEVSPAEQPGEKQAGEDE; this is translated from the coding sequence ATGAGCTCCGTCGACGGATCGGGATCAACGCTCGATTTGATGGACTTCACCACGATTCGAGATGGTGGCATCATCGAGACGCCAACGAGCTATGCGATGATAGTACGGGTCGAGCCAACCGACTGGTTGGTCCTTTCGACCGACCGTCGAGAGAGTATCTACCGCTCGTTCCTCAGCTATCTCCGGAGCTTGTCGTTTCCGACACAAATCCTGACGATGTCTACGGCATACAATCCTGAGCCGTATCTCGAAGGAGTTGCTGTCGAGAACCAATTAGTCATCGGATCGAACAACGAAGATGATTCAGATGTCGCTCCTGACGAGTCCCCGCTGTTAGATTACGGTCGGAAGTATCACGCAGAGTGGGTCAGAGAAGTCATCGACGTCGCAGATATTCGAGATAGAGAGTTCTTTGTCGCAGTGGCTGTCCCCAAGGGCGAAGATCGATCCGAAGAGAGTCCCCTAAACTCGCTTCTGTCTAAAGTACAGGGCGAGAGCGAACCCGAAGAGAAAGATGAGGACGCGTACATCGAGGAAGTGAAAGCACGTGCCTCGCACGTTGCCTCGAAACTGCCTCAGGTACAGGTCGAAACAACTCTCATCGATACCAGGCCGGCGGTGCTGGAGATACTCTACGAGGTCTACAACAACGAGAAGCCAGCGTTCGGGTTCACACAGAGCAATTTCACCCGGCCCTCGGGAGTGGCCGAAGCCGCTGCAATTAGCTCCGCGGACACCGTTAGTGACACACCGGATTCTGAGCAAAGCAGCAAGAATGAGTCTGAGTACAGCCGGGTTTCTGATACAGACCCAGAACCTGAACCAGAATCCGATACGACTCATTTAGCCCCCATCCCCGACGGAGGCTTTGCCCACCCAGATTTGGCTGATCGGGTCTCGAAAGACCGCATACTGCGCTGGTATGCCAGAAACATTGGCCCCATCGGTCACGGTGAGCGGCCGATTATTCCCGCCTCAGTGTACGCTGGGCTCTCTCTGGCCATCCTGAGCGTGGGGTTAGCGCTCGGTGGTCTCGGCGGATTCGTCTGGAGTCTGGAAGCGGCACCGCGAGGCGCTGATATCTACTGGACCGCACGAACAGCATCCTTCGCTGGACTAGCGGTGAGTCTGCCGGCCTTCCTTCTGAGTCTCGTCATACTGCTACCGACCGGGAGGAGAGCCCAGCTGGTTGGAACAGCAGGCCTCTCTGTCACAGCCTACGCTACGGTGTTGTTCGTCAGGGCGTATCCCTTCCAATGGGACCTGTCCGCACCGGCACAGACTACGTTCACGATTCAGGTGTATGCAGCTGGTGTCTTTGCACTGGTCTTCGCTGTGGCCGTAGCGATTCGTTCACAGCGTCGACTCAATCTGCCGATTCATACTGATGGTGACGATGGTCGAGACGGAGGCATCGATGTAGAATCCGACGCCGATGACGACGGTCCAGTCGTGTCTGATGTTGCAGCTGATGGCGGCCAGTTTACCACTGCTGGCATCTCAGCAGCAGTGCCAGACACCACAGACCCGGACAGCGAGGAGCAGCGTACTGAAACGGAGTCAGGAACAGCCGACAGTGAAGAAGCGTCTGAGAAGGCTCTGAGAGATTCTAGCGAAGAGGTGTCGCCAGCAGAACAGCCAGGTGAAAAGCAAGCAGGAGAGGATGAATGA